The following proteins come from a genomic window of Maribacter algicola:
- a CDS encoding sugar O-acetyltransferase, with translation MTEREKMLQGKVYNSRDPELLERYFRARSLVKKFNDLDADLVLERQEILSQLFEHIGKGVWIESPFYCDYGNNISIGEGTFVNMNCTFLDNNKISIGKNVLIAPYVQIYTASHPLRASERILVNNNDGAPYITKSLPVTIGDNVWIGGNAVICPGVIVGENVTIGAGSVVTKNIPDNTLAFGNPCRVIREL, from the coding sequence ATGACAGAAAGGGAAAAAATGCTCCAGGGAAAGGTCTATAATTCCAGGGATCCTGAACTTTTGGAGAGGTATTTTCGTGCAAGAAGTCTAGTCAAGAAGTTCAACGATTTGGATGCTGACCTAGTGTTGGAACGCCAGGAAATCCTATCTCAACTTTTTGAGCATATAGGAAAAGGGGTGTGGATAGAGTCTCCTTTCTATTGTGATTATGGGAATAATATTTCGATTGGAGAGGGCACCTTCGTGAATATGAACTGCACCTTTTTGGACAATAACAAGATTAGCATTGGAAAAAATGTGCTCATAGCACCTTACGTTCAGATTTATACGGCTTCCCATCCTTTAAGGGCCTCTGAGAGGATATTGGTAAATAATAATGACGGTGCGCCCTATATAACTAAAAGTTTGCCCGTAACAATTGGCGATAATGTCTGGATCGGCGGCAACGCTGTTATTTGTCCCGGGGTTATCGTAGGTGAAAATGTTACTATTGGGGCAGGAAGTGTCGTCACCAAGAACATACCGGATAATACGCTTGCCTTTGGCAATCCGTGCAGGGTCATAAGAGAACTTTAG